The Sinomonas sp. P10A9 genome includes a window with the following:
- a CDS encoding flavodoxin family protein — translation MLPESVQAFIDAEIAANTTDFSDLRAVYLNGTLKPSPETSHTDGLIAVSRHVLEGVGTHVDEIRTVDHDIPPGVYPDMREHGWETDDFPDLYHSLIEPADIVVLATPIWLGDQSSVTRKTVERLYGFSGELNAAGQWSYYGKVGGVIVTGNEDGAKHCAAQLLYALSHIGFTIPPQADAYWTGEAGPGPSYLDDNRGAQNHWTTRNAVFAAWNMLHTARRIKDAGGIPVYGNVTFNWDLSKADHPNPEYR, via the coding sequence ATGCTGCCGGAATCAGTCCAGGCGTTCATCGACGCGGAGATCGCCGCGAATACGACCGACTTCAGCGACCTCCGCGCCGTCTACCTCAACGGGACGCTCAAGCCGAGTCCCGAGACGAGCCACACGGACGGACTCATCGCGGTGAGCAGGCACGTGCTCGAGGGCGTGGGCACCCACGTCGACGAGATCCGCACGGTGGACCACGACATCCCGCCCGGCGTCTACCCAGACATGCGCGAGCACGGCTGGGAGACGGACGACTTCCCGGACCTGTACCACTCCCTCATTGAGCCCGCGGACATTGTGGTCCTGGCAACCCCGATCTGGCTCGGAGACCAATCCTCGGTCACCCGGAAGACGGTCGAGCGCCTCTACGGCTTCTCGGGCGAGCTCAACGCTGCCGGGCAGTGGTCGTACTACGGCAAGGTGGGCGGCGTCATCGTGACCGGCAACGAGGACGGCGCGAAGCACTGCGCCGCCCAGCTGCTCTACGCGCTCTCCCATATCGGCTTCACGATCCCGCCGCAGGCGGACGCCTACTGGACCGGTGAGGCCGGACCGGGGCCGTCCTATCTCGACGACAACCGGGGCGCCCAGAACCACTGGACCACGCGGAACGCGGTGTTCGCAGCCTGGAACATGCTGCACACCGCCCGCCGCATCAAGGACGCCGGCGGAATCCCGGTGTACGGCAACGTGACGTTCAACTGGGACCTCTCCAAGGCGGACCACCCGAACCCGGAGTACCGGTAG